ATAGCCCCGCCATGAATGTAGCGGGTATTTTTCATGTGGGCGAGGATCAGGGCGTGGGACATCGATTTTTTAAAACTTCGTCAAAAAGAGCGGAAAATGATGCGGCGGACGATTGGCGAGAGAAGTTATTTGCGGCAAGAGTTTTGCCTTTTGTTATTAGTTGTTGGGTAAGGTTTTTGTCGGTGTGGATTCTTTCCATTGCTGCTGCAATCTCTTCCGGTGCGTTTTCATTAACAAGAAGCCCTGTTTCTTCGTGGTGGATGGAGTCAATGATTCCTCCAGAACGAGTTGCAATTACAGGAATGCCAGCCATTAATGCTTCGATGAAGGTGAGACCTTGTGCTTCAATCCAGCCTTCAGGTGAGCGCTTGGATGGGCCTACGAAGATATCAGCGGCCTGGTACCAAGAGGGAAGTTCTTCTGCTGTGACCCAACCAGGAAATGAAACCTGATTGGCAATACCGAGTTTTTCTGCGAGACTGCTGAAGAGAAGTTTGTCTTGCCCTTCGCCGATAATAATAGCGGTGATGTCTGGGAGTTTTGGGATGAGCAAGCCAATTGCCTTGAGGAGATCATCAACTCCTTTTTCCATGACCAATCGTCCCACAAAAATGATTAGGGGGCCATTGCCACGCCGGTAGCGATTACGTAGTTTGGCAGATGTACTGCGAGGGACTGCCAGAGTTTGTGCAACTCCCATGGGGATCCGCCGAAGAATCCGGAGGGGTTTACTTAAAAGTTCTTGGGTAGCGTGTTCAGCAACGGAACTGTTAACTGTTGTGGCATCAACATGTTTGAGGGTGAAGCGCTTACATAAAAGAAAAAGCGGGTTGCGGAGTGCAAAAATATCACTACCGTGAATTGTCGTGATGTGGGGTATTTTACAAATGAGGTTGGCAATGACCCCCGTAAATCCTTGAGGAAGAAGGCAGTGGGTGTGGAGTAAACTATATTGTTGTGTCAGCAGTTCTCGAATGATGTTGAATGTCTCTAATAGTAGAAAAGGAAAGATCTTAATATAATCGAAAGGATTGTTTCGCAGATTGACAAGCATACCACCATGGTAACAAACAGTCTCGAGGCGTTCTGGCCAGAGGTACCGAAATCGTTTGATACGCACCCCATCCAAAGTTTCGTTGGATTGTGTTCCAGGAGCATGCGGAGCTAACACTGTAATTTCCCACCCTAATTTCTGTAGGTCTTGGGCAAGGTGCAAGACGAATGGAGTGGTACTGTCCCCTTTCCATCTGGGAAAGTTAGAGGCAACACATAGAATATGTCGGCGTTTAGTGGGGTCTTTCACTGTTTACCGGATTACGCTCTGGAAAAATGCAACTCCGTTAAGGACGGCTGCTTTAAGTCCTGCTCGACGCACATTGTACCAGATGATTTTTGGTCGGAGATAAAATTTTCGATAGGCCCATTTCTGTAGGGTTACGAGGTCATCTGCGGTGAGATCGTTCATTTCCATTACGGAGTTGCCATAGCGTCGATATTCTGCCCAATCTTCGGTGAGCAGTTTGATTCCGCCAAAGCCTTGACGCGCTAATTCCAGTAACTCGCTCCCAGGGTACGGCGTTGCGATATTAATATATGCTTGGTAACATTCGAGCTCGCATGCGAACTCAATTGTTTCTCGAACGGTTTTCTTGGTCTCGTAAGGGTGACCGATTATTATAGAGCAACGAGTCTCAATGTCATGCTTGCTGCAAAGTTTGTAAGCAGTATGGTAGGCTTCCTTTGGAATTCCTTTTTTTATTGCTTTTAGAATTTGTTCGTTTCCGGTCTCTACACCGAAGGAGAGGCGGTTTAGACCTATTTTTTTCATTTCAATGAGCAATTCTTCGTCCAGAGCGTTCGCTCGGGTATAGCCTTCCCAGGTAAATATGATGTTGTTTTTTTTGATGGCATTTACCATTTCCAGGATCTTTTCTCTGTTGATAGTTAGAGTGTCATCTTGGAAATGGAGATGTTTGATGCCAAGATTCTTTGTTATGTAGGTGAGTTCGTCGATGATTCGTGCAATGCTGTGGTAACGCATTCCTGGGAACATGGTTTGCGCTC
This genomic interval from Desulfobulbaceae bacterium contains the following:
- a CDS encoding glycosyltransferase family 4 protein is translated as MKDPTKRRHILCVASNFPRWKGDSTTPFVLHLAQDLQKLGWEITVLAPHAPGTQSNETLDGVRIKRFRYLWPERLETVCYHGGMLVNLRNNPFDYIKIFPFLLLETFNIIRELLTQQYSLLHTHCLLPQGFTGVIANLICKIPHITTIHGSDIFALRNPLFLLCKRFTLKHVDATTVNSSVAEHATQELLSKPLRILRRIPMGVAQTLAVPRSTSAKLRNRYRRGNGPLIIFVGRLVMEKGVDDLLKAIGLLIPKLPDITAIIIGEGQDKLLFSSLAEKLGIANQVSFPGWVTAEELPSWYQAADIFVGPSKRSPEGWIEAQGLTFIEALMAGIPVIATRSGGIIDSIHHEETGLLVNENAPEEIAAAMERIHTDKNLTQQLITKGKTLAANNFSRQSSAASFSALFDEVLKNRCPTP